The Prionailurus viverrinus isolate Anna chromosome B2, UM_Priviv_1.0, whole genome shotgun sequence genome contains the following window.
AGGAGGCCACTCCCTCCATGGATGTGGCCAGCCTTATTCTGCAGGACACGGACCTCCAGCAGCAAGCCCTGCAGTGTCAGTGAGGGTCATCAAGTGCCACCATGGGTGCTGCTGAGGGTGAGGAAGCCGGCTTCCCTGACCTTCTTGAAAGAAAAGAGGGCTGCAGGGTGGCTCGCCCCAGGGGCAGGCCGACCACCCGCCCTGACCAAGCGGCAAGGCAAGATTGGGACTTCCGGTGGCTTGGACGACTTCTTTAGGATTTCCCCAGGGGAGCCCCAGACGTCTGGAATCTCTGGATGAGAAGGATGAGCCGGGTGACGTCGGAGAGCGCCGGGAACAGGGCCATGACGCTGTCCACCTGGTGGGGCGGGAAGATGCTGCAAAGCGCGATGCGCGCCCGGGCACGCGCGTCCACCTCGCCGGGAGCGGAGGGAGGCGGGGACCCCGAAGGTCCCCCGAAGGCGCCGTCGCCCCAGCTGCGTTCCGCCCAGGCCGAGCGGCCCGGGAACCGGCCGGTCCCTTGTTGGAGGGCCCGCGGCTCGGCGGGCCTCCTGCGCTGGGGGAGATCACTGTGCGGGGCCCCGGGGCCGTGGCCCCCCCTCGGCCCGACCTGGGGGCTCAGCAGGCCGGGCAGGGCTCCCGGGGACGCCGAGGCCCCCGGCGCCCCCCAGTCCGGACGGCGCGGCCGGGGCGCGAGGCCGGCGTCCCGAGGGGGCGCCCCGAGGGGCCCAGGGTCGTCGCTGAAGGCGAGGCGCGAGAAGCCGCCTTCGAGCGCGGCCACGTCGGCCGCCCGCCGCGCGGGGTGCAGGCTGCGCACGCCGGCCTCCGGGGGCCCCGGCCAGGCCGCGGCGGGAGCGCCCCCGGGGCCGCCCTGCTCCTCCCGGGCCGCCCGCGCGCTCCTCCGCCGCTCCGCCTCGGCGCCCGCGCCCCGCCAGGCCCGCGTTTGCGCCCGAAGCTCGTCGGCCACCGCCAGCTGCGCCAAGTGCGGTCTCTCGGGGTGGTAGAACTTGCACTTGACGCCGTAGGTGCATTTCTTgcctgggagggaaggggcaagGGGGAGAGGGCGGGTGAGACCTCGGGTAGGAGAGGCTGTGTGGGGGTTGTGGTCGGCGCCCGGCCCTTCTCCTTGGAGACTCCTCGGGCCCCCTTCAGGAGTCTCACGATTGGGGCTGGacgaggaggggaggaggggagaaagtgTCCTGGGGCCGGATTAGATGGGTGAGGGTGCAGTACCCACGCCCTTGGTGTAGGGCGCTGGACCCAGTAATCTCAGTGCCAGGCCGGGAGGTTGTCCGTATGGGAACTCCTTTCGACCAGGGACTGAAAGCAAACCTCTAGATCCAATGACCTTCGGCCTCCACTTCCCCAGGGAACCCTGTGGATGGGGCCACCCTTGTGGAGAGGGTGCGGAGCGGGTGCGCCCCGCACAGGATTGCACGTCCagtctgcctcagtttccaccgTTGGCCTCATCGCCTGTGCTGATCATTGCCCTCCCCAACGGGCTGTTCTAACAGAAGGGATCAAGCAGTTTATCGCCCAGACCTGGACACTTCTGAGAGGGCATGGGAGCAAGGTGAACCAACGTGAATGTGTGTGTGGTCACCTTAACTCCAAGAAATGACTTTGAATATGACTTTGAACTTCTTTGGACACGAAAAACAAGCCCTGGCGGCATTAAACGAACAAATGAACTTGCCAAAGCAAGTTAGCGAAAGAGCTGGCTAGAAGTGCTCTGGGATAAAAAGCCTTAATTCTTAATGGATAGCATTGACGAAGGCCATGAAGGTCCAGGGGTGGAGGGCTggtggaggctggagggaggggtggagggatgcAGACAGACGTGGCAGAGTGCAagggggagggactgagaaggAGGAGCTTGGGGGTACACACGATACAGCTTTGCCCTGTGTGGGATCCCCGCATCCGGCCCTCACAGACACTCCCATTCAACAGTCACCCAGGATGTCAGTTCATCCTTAAAGCAACCCTGTCAGCAAGTGCCATCCAGAGAGGTTAAACGATCTCTCCGATGTCACACAGCCAGTTAGGAGCAGAACCCAGGCGAGAACCCAGGCGAGAACCCAGGCTGCTGACGAGCAGGCCAGTACTTCTGACTGCGCCCTGTGCCGCCCTCACACGAGACCTGAACCGGGATCGCGAGGCATGGGGGTGCCACCCACCGTACGGACAGTGCTGCCAGGATGGCTCTGGGGGCTTGGGCTTCCTGCTCAGGAAGTTGCTCAGGGTGGGTCCCCGGCGGCCCAAGGGGTCATCAGGAGGCATGAACCTGTAAAACAAGCACAGGGGGGCAACTGATAGACCCACAGAAACTCACCATCAGCACCTGCATGGGGAGCAGGCCCCAGCCAGCCGGGCGAGAGAATGGGCACAGCAGGCACGGCCGGCCTCGGGCGGGGCTCACCATCCAGGGCTCTCCCCCCGACCCGGGGCCGTGTAGCATTTGAAAGCAGCACAGTCCTCCCTTCTCACTGAACCCGTGAGCGGAGAGCACGGCTCTCGGGAGAGCAGCCTCCGGCCTCTCCCAAGAGTGTGTCCAGCAAGGGCCGCAGTCACCCGGCAATGCCTTTAAAACTGCAGGCTCCTGGCTTCCCACCAGACCTGCTTCATCAGACTCTCAGGTGGTTCAGGAATCTGCTTTTTAACAACTTCCCAGGTGATTTTTATGCACTGAAATTGAAGCGTAATCCCTCTAGGGTTCCCCTGGGCCCCGGGTCTGAAAGTGACCCTGTGCTGCTTTCTCACTGTCCAGACCTCCCCGGGGCTGCAAACAGCCCTAGTCCTGCGGGCTCCCTTACTCGGATCTCCTGTGTTGCCCCACAGCTCTGGACATATACAGGTGGGGGATAAATATTAATATGGTTTGAAATGCCAGCCAGTGAGCCAGTGAAGAAGCAGGTGTAGCCGGCACACAGAGCCTCAGTGCAGGTCCTTTTGGAACCCCGGGGAGCTCTGGGTTTGGTCTCAGCTTCCGGGGCTGCCTGACCCCGGCCCCGTTCTCTGATACCCTCCTGCCCCCcgtctgccccttcccagctccctgGAATTAAGCCTCACAAGGAAGGGAATGCATCCTcagtgtgcccacagctcagagggGAACACATTCCTTAGGAGGAAAACGCCCTTCATTTAGGGCCATCCACTTTTTTATGTGAATACTTTCGTTCCCAGGAGGCATTTCCAGGTCATACAAAGGTTCCGCTAGAGGGGTTGTGGTTCCTAAGTGGGGGGCTGTTTTCTGGGGTTGGTGTCCCTCTGAGAGTCAAGGGTCATACTGAGTCCCACCATGCAGACCACATACCCTAGGCCAGCCCAGAACTGGGCAGTCGCTGGTCCCAGGCAGCCTCCGTGGCTCAGATCCCAGCTACACAGCCGGCTTCTCAGAATTGGGCCCTGACCAAGAATCTGGGGAGCCGCCCACTGCGGTTATTAGAGGTTCCCAAAGGCTTTACCTCCTGCTCTCTGCTAGGCCTTGGCCGCGGTGAGCTGGGCCAAGAGGGCCCTATGGACGTGCCCAGGGCACTGGGGCTGGCGTCCTCACccacaggcaggcagggaggctcTGCCTTCTGGCAGCTGGGGGACCTTCTGGCAGGCCCTTAGCAGAGGCCGGTGCGTCAAAAGGACTTGGCCTTGGCCCCGGGCTGTGGCCAGGCCAAAGGCAGCCATGATCCATCAGACTTCAGTGAGGATTTTCTGGAACCAACAGTCGCCAGACTTTCCAGATTTCTCCAGGCCTGAGCTGGATAGAGGGAGCTGCTGGCCTTGAGTATATGGAAATGGccatgggggctcctggggccgGGGAGCAGGTAGCTAGCTGCTTGCAAGCCTCTGCTCTGGGGCTTAGGAGGGTAGTAGGGGCACAGTGCCCTCTAGAGGCACCACGTCCTGGCCTGGCCTGAAAGTACGTGCTACTCTTCGGTACAGTTAGGTACTCTTCGGGGTACAGTTCTCCCTAGTCCTCAAAACCATCTCAAACATAAATATGATTAATCCAGGTATGATTAATTCAAGGTGAGGGACATTTAGTTCAGTGACAGGGATTTCCCCCATGACACACAGCCCGTAAATGACGGAGCCTCCACTGGAAACCTCATCTGCTGCCTCCAAAGCTCTAGCTCTTTCCAGAACACCACACTGCCTCCTGGGCTTCAAGGTCAGGAACGGGCCTGCCGCGCGCAAGTGGCCTGACCCAGCCGACCTGtcacctctctcccttccccaggaccGCAGCCATTCGCTTTACtgattcactcactcactcacttgccACCTACAACTAGTTCTTGAGTGCCTGTGATGGGCCACAGCAGACAAGACACATACAGCCCCTGTCGTCACAGAGTTGGGAGTTTCTCTTAAACCATATTTCTAAAGGCCAGTCCAAGAGCCCAGAATGAGGGTCAAGCTATCACTGCCTGGAACAGAAAGCGAAGTGAGAGTGATATCCCAGCATGCTGTACCTTCTgcaccctgcctccccaccccgccgccgCTAGTCTCAGACCCATGGCCACCTTGCCAGACCCCTAGCCTTTGCCCTCAGCGTGCCTGACGACATCCGCactgctccctccccaccttaGCTCTGTCCAGGGGCCCTTGCCCAGCACCTGCTAACAGGTTTGTGCCTTGTGTCCATGACATTGCCCTCCCCCAGCTAGAGCTGGTTGGTTCAGGGTGGACCCGACCCAGGGGAACCAACCTAGGGGACGGAAGAACCAACTTGACGTTCTTGAAAATTGCAACCAACAACAGGTATTGCGATGGACTCAGTTCCAAGTTCTTctcaaccccccaaaaaagatgaCTCCCGTATGtaattcaaaacttaaaaaaaaaggacataaacataaaacaagtgAAGGGAAGTGCAACAAAGTTCCGATTTTCCCCAGGATGGCTGTTTCAATGCTCTAACCTGtagtaaatgctttaaaaagaaaagcaacaagggacacctgggtggctcttgattccagctcaggtcacgatctcacggttcatgagttcgagcctctcatcgggctctgtgctgacagtgcggagcctgcttgggattctctgtatctctctctctctctctctctctctctctctctctctctctgcccttcccccatgtgcactctctcaaaaataagcaaacatttaaaataataaataaataaataaataaataaataaataaaagcaacaagTTGATGGTtccccaagctcgagcttggccCACCTGTGAGGCAATTCTTTGCCAGGTCAACCACATGTGGGCATGGGAACAGAAAGGTCATGGACAACTGGGACAAAACAGCCCTGCTGAGGAATCGTGATCGCGATGGAGAGGAGACCCAGAGGGACTGAGAGAGCCACTACGGACCCCGGGGGAGAGAGCAGGTGACTTCCAGTGGGCTCTGTCTCCAGGACTGGGTGTCCTTTGCTTTGGTACGGTGTGCCCATGACGGCAAGCCCCGCTGGGCTTAGGCTATTTGGACTGGCTTTCTGCCAGTCACCCCAGCCCCCCGCCATGCCAGGACCCCCTGTGCCACCACGTACCGATCGTTGACAAAGGAGAACATGAGCAGCCTCTGCTCGATGAACCACTTCCACTCGGGGTTCTCGCTCTGGAGGTCGCGGTAGTTGTCGTTGGAGACGATGACACCATCCTGCTCGTAGGCCACCTTCACAATGTAGCGGTCATCGTAGCAGACCACCCGCTTGCCGTTCACCTTGCGGGACGGGGTATACACGAGcactgcctgcctctccagctcCTCCAGCACGTGCTGCTCTGGGGGCCACAGGGCGGGCGGGAGACAGGATGTGGCGGCTTTCTGGGTGGCACCCCCACCCCTAAAACCATTCTCAGATCTCCCAGGATGTGCGGCAGCTCAGGGATCCTCTCTGAGCcaactcctcctcccccaccccatggccCAGCCtggcacatgagcag
Protein-coding sequences here:
- the ZC3H12D gene encoding probable ribonuclease ZC3H12D isoform X2, with amino-acid sequence MEIKKPSLAGESSWLWTGSGTEDTPTSKFLFHPGGKTHQDLIPLLEHVLEELERQAVLVYTPSRKVNGKRVVCYDDRYIVKVAYEQDGVIVSNDNYRDLQSENPEWKWFIEQRLLMFSFVNDRFMPPDDPLGRRGPTLSNFLSRKPKPPEPSWQHCPYGKKCTYGVKCKFYHPERPHLAQLAVADELRAQTRAWRGAGAEAERRRSARAAREEQGGPGGAPAAAWPGPPEAGVRSLHPARRAADVAALEGGFSRLAFSDDPGPLGAPPRDAGLAPRPRRPDWGAPGASASPGALPGLLSPQVGPRGGHGPGAPHSDLPQRRRPAEPRALQQGTGRFPGRSAWAERSWGDGAFGGPSGSPPPSAPGEVDARARARIALCSIFPPHQVDSVMALFPALSDVTRLILLIQRFQTSGAPLGKS
- the ZC3H12D gene encoding probable ribonuclease ZC3H12D isoform X1 — protein: MERSSKMEFFQKLGYSRDDVVRVLGKLGEDALVNDVLQELIQTGSRPGAHESSAVPLLVPRGSCGTLDSAHCGLAAELEEECGDPASSLRPIVIDGSNVAMSHGNKEAFSCRGIQLAVDWFRDRGHAYIKVFVPSWRKDPPRSDTPIREQHVLEELERQAVLVYTPSRKVNGKRVVCYDDRYIVKVAYEQDGVIVSNDNYRDLQSENPEWKWFIEQRLLMFSFVNDRFMPPDDPLGRRGPTLSNFLSRKPKPPEPSWQHCPYGKKCTYGVKCKFYHPERPHLAQLAVADELRAQTRAWRGAGAEAERRRSARAAREEQGGPGGAPAAAWPGPPEAGVRSLHPARRAADVAALEGGFSRLAFSDDPGPLGAPPRDAGLAPRPRRPDWGAPGASASPGALPGLLSPQVGPRGGHGPGAPHSDLPQRRRPAEPRALQQGTGRFPGRSAWAERSWGDGAFGGPSGSPPPSAPGEVDARARARIALCSIFPPHQVDSVMALFPALSDVTRLILLIQRFQTSGAPLGKS